In the genome of Cryptomeria japonica chromosome 8, Sugi_1.0, whole genome shotgun sequence, one region contains:
- the LOC131046932 gene encoding small ribosomal subunit protein uS7c-like — MSCQSTVEKKIEKFDLIYHNQLVNMVINRILKHEKKSLAYRIFYQSLKKIQQKTEKNPLIVLRQAIQKLTPKLIGNSRRVSGSTYQVPIEIKKKEGKILAIRWLLESSRKCSGRNMHFKLSYKIMDAAREKGNAIRKEEEIHKMAESNKAFVHYH; from the coding sequence ATGTCATGCCAAAGTACTGTAGAAAAGAAAATTGAGAAATTTGATCTGATTTATCATAATCAATTAGTTAACATGGTCATTAACCGTATTCTTAAACACGAAAAAAAATCATTAGCTTATCGAATTTTTTATCAATCTCTAAAAAAGATTCAACAAAAAACAGAGAAAAATCCACTAATTGTTCTACGTCAAGCAAtacaaaaattaactcccaaattGATAGGAAATTCAAGACGTGTAAGTGGATCCACTTATCAAGTTCCCattgaaataaaaaagaaagaaggaaaaataCTTGCTATTCGTTGGTTATTAGAATCATCCAGAAAATGTTCTGGTCGAAATATGCATTTCAAATTGAGTTACAAAATAATGGATGCTGCCAGAGAGAAAGGCAATGCTATACGCAAGGAGGAGGAGATTCATAAAATGGCAGAATCCAATAAAGCTTTTGTGCATTACCATTAA